Proteins co-encoded in one Bacteroidota bacterium genomic window:
- a CDS encoding gamma-glutamyl-gamma-aminobutyrate hydrolase family protein: MKKTNHKAKKKIPSPLGGETERGFVIGITDCNRWANYENWFVSDKVEIIKLSPKENNVADVDRCNGIVLSGGEDVHPKYYGKPQYWKKRKELKLDVNEARDKFEMKVIARAVKNKKPILGICRGLQIANVYFKGTLIPDLQGKTRTRHSKAQGYDQTHLVEIEKNSCLSAIVSSPLPNGGRWRGAWIVNSAHHQSAEKIGKGLKATAIDKEGIVEAIEWKNPKDKPFLLLVQWHPERMKEQESGLAKNLKEKFLQSLSLR, encoded by the coding sequence ATGAAAAAGACAAACCACAAAGCAAAAAAAAAAATTCCCTCTCCCCTTGGGGGAGAGACGGAGAGGGGCTTTGTTATTGGAATCACTGATTGCAACCGCTGGGCTAACTATGAAAACTGGTTTGTTTCAGATAAGGTTGAAATCATCAAACTTTCTCCCAAAGAAAATAATGTGGCGGATGTTGACCGATGCAATGGCATTGTTTTATCAGGAGGAGAAGATGTGCATCCGAAATATTACGGCAAGCCACAGTACTGGAAAAAGAGAAAAGAATTAAAACTCGATGTGAACGAAGCACGGGATAAATTTGAAATGAAAGTGATTGCCCGCGCGGTGAAAAACAAAAAACCCATTCTCGGAATTTGCAGAGGGCTTCAGATAGCGAATGTATATTTCAAAGGAACGCTCATTCCGGATCTGCAGGGAAAAACGAGAACGCGCCACTCAAAAGCGCAGGGCTACGACCAAACCCATTTGGTAGAGATAGAAAAAAATTCTTGTTTGTCTGCAATTGTATCAAGCCCTCTCCCTAACGGGGGGAGATGGAGGGGGGCTTGGATTGTAAACAGCGCGCATCACCAGTCGGCAGAAAAGATTGGCAAGGGGTTGAAAGCAACCGCCATTGATAAAGAAGGAATAGTTGAAGCCATTGAATGGAAAAATCCTAAAGACAAACCTTTCTTACTTCTCGTACAGTGGCATCCTGAGAGGATGAAAGAACAGGAAAGCGGGCTGGCGAAAAATTTAAAGGAGAAGTTTTTGCAGTCTCTGTCCCTTCGATGA
- a CDS encoding nucleotidyltransferase domain-containing protein, with product MSKRETAIETVKKYIRYCSMLNVHIDKAIMFGSYASGSFSKYSDIDVALVSDDFTDFPLADRKKIVKANIHFSIIEPHTFSKKYFAKGDPFISEIKKTGIEIKV from the coding sequence ATGTCTAAAAGAGAAACTGCAATAGAAACCGTAAAAAAATATATTCGTTATTGCAGCATGCTGAATGTGCATATTGATAAAGCTATAATGTTTGGCTCTTACGCCAGCGGTTCCTTTTCAAAATATTCCGACATTGATGTGGCGCTTGTGTCTGACGACTTTACCGATTTCCCTCTTGCCGACCGCAAAAAAATTGTGAAGGCGAATATTCATTTCTCCATAATAGAACCCCATACCTTTTCAAAAAAATATTTTGCCAAAGGCGACCCTTTTATCAGCGAAATAAAAAAAACAGGCATTGAAATTAAGGTGTAA
- a CDS encoding HEPN domain-containing protein, whose protein sequence is MNKQQHIVYWLESAEKDWEVMNYLMKGRKYVHALFFGHLYLEKLAKALWVKSHKENYPPKIHNLVRILDLSEIKLDDNDMEFLDVLNWFQIEGRYPDYVNNLVKETTKHVAEQYVKQIKSISKCLKEKLQ, encoded by the coding sequence ATGAACAAACAACAACATATCGTATATTGGCTGGAAAGCGCAGAGAAAGATTGGGAAGTGATGAATTACCTGATGAAAGGAAGAAAATACGTTCACGCATTGTTCTTCGGGCATTTATATTTAGAAAAGCTTGCCAAAGCATTGTGGGTGAAAAGTCATAAAGAAAATTATCCTCCAAAGATTCATAATCTCGTACGAATACTTGATTTGTCAGAAATAAAATTGGATGATAACGATATGGAGTTTTTAGATGTGCTGAATTGGTTTCAGATTGAAGGCAGGTATCCCGATTATGTAAACAACCTTGTGAAAGAAACAACCAAGCATGTAGCAGAACAATACGTCAAACAAATTAAATCCATCTCAAAATGTCTAAAAGAGAAACTGCAATAG